A region from the Rhodopseudomonas julia genome encodes:
- the nikA gene encoding nickel ABC transporter substrate-binding protein, which yields MFKTLRVIAFCVGAALSLVPSTSAWAGATLNFSWPVNVGWLNPHLYSPNQMFAQNMVYEPLVRYRADGTLEPCLAQTWQASEDGKTYTFKLRKGVTFSNGEVFDAAAAKANFDAILANRSRHAWLELANQIVSVEAVDSDTLKLTLKDSYYPLLQELALPRPFRFMAPSMFKDGGTKDGIVAPVGTGPWKLQETRLGERDVFVRNDSYWGEKPAYEKIVVKVISDPNTRAIAFETGEIDLIYGVDGPITPDTFERFRQMGVYTTELSAPYETKMLAINTNRGATRDLAVRKAINHAVDKDKMISTVLYDTQLRADTLFAPNVPYADIGLKPYLYDPEEAKRLLDEDGWHAESDRAIRTKGGQPLTIELCFPGTDAVAKSMAEIIQGDLRKVGIDVKLTGEEESSIFARQRDGRFGMIFNMTWGAPYDPHAFVSSMRIPSHADYEAQQGLADKAKIDAEIGEVLVSTDEKARQELYRDIFTRLHEEAVYLPLTYVTAIAVAKPEVGDVPFGALSSEIPFDRLKPQEN from the coding sequence ATGTTTAAAACTCTCCGCGTGATCGCGTTCTGTGTGGGCGCAGCCCTTTCCCTCGTGCCGAGTACCTCGGCTTGGGCCGGTGCGACTCTCAACTTTTCATGGCCCGTGAATGTCGGGTGGCTCAACCCGCATCTTTATTCCCCGAATCAGATGTTCGCGCAGAACATGGTCTACGAGCCTTTGGTGCGCTACCGCGCCGACGGCACGCTGGAGCCTTGCCTGGCGCAAACCTGGCAGGCATCGGAAGACGGCAAGACCTATACCTTCAAGCTGCGCAAGGGCGTGACCTTCTCCAACGGGGAGGTGTTCGATGCGGCCGCGGCCAAGGCCAATTTCGACGCCATTCTGGCCAATCGATCGCGCCATGCCTGGCTCGAACTCGCCAACCAGATCGTCTCCGTCGAGGCCGTCGACAGCGACACGCTCAAACTGACCTTGAAGGATAGCTATTACCCGCTGCTCCAGGAACTCGCGCTGCCGCGTCCGTTCCGTTTCATGGCGCCCTCCATGTTCAAGGACGGCGGTACGAAGGACGGCATTGTCGCCCCCGTGGGAACAGGACCGTGGAAGCTGCAGGAAACCCGCCTCGGCGAGCGGGACGTGTTCGTTCGAAACGACAGCTATTGGGGTGAAAAACCGGCTTACGAGAAGATTGTCGTGAAGGTGATCTCCGATCCGAACACGCGGGCGATCGCCTTCGAGACCGGCGAGATCGATCTGATCTACGGCGTCGATGGACCGATCACGCCGGATACGTTCGAGCGTTTTCGGCAGATGGGCGTCTACACGACCGAGCTCTCCGCGCCGTACGAAACCAAGATGCTGGCGATCAACACCAATCGCGGCGCGACGCGTGACCTCGCCGTACGCAAGGCCATCAATCATGCCGTCGACAAGGACAAGATGATCTCCACGGTGCTGTACGATACGCAGCTCCGCGCCGACACGCTCTTCGCCCCCAATGTGCCCTACGCCGATATCGGCCTGAAGCCGTACCTCTACGATCCGGAAGAGGCGAAAAGGCTGCTCGACGAGGATGGCTGGCACGCAGAAAGCGACAGGGCGATCCGCACCAAAGGCGGTCAGCCATTGACGATCGAGCTTTGCTTCCCGGGAACGGATGCCGTGGCGAAATCCATGGCGGAAATCATCCAGGGCGATCTTCGCAAGGTCGGCATCGACGTCAAGCTGACGGGCGAGGAAGAAAGCAGCATCTTTGCGCGCCAGCGCGACGGCCGCTTCGGGATGATCTTCAACATGACCTGGGGCGCGCCCTACGATCCGCATGCGTTCGTGAGCTCCATGCGCATCCCCTCGCATGCCGATTACGAGGCGCAGCAAGGCCTCGCCGATAAGGCGAAGATCGACGCCGAAATCGGCGAAGTGCTCGTCTCGACGGATGAGAAAGCCCGCCAGGAACTTTATCGCGACATCTTCACCCGTCTGCACGAAGAGGCCGTCTATCTGCCCTTGACCTATGTCACGGCGATTGCCGTGGCGAAGCCGGAAGTCGGCGACGTGCCTTTCGGCGCCTTGTCGAGCGAGATCCCCTTCGATCGTCTCAAGCCGCAGGAGAATTGA
- the nikR gene encoding nickel-responsive transcriptional regulator NikR: MERITITLEEDLLREIDALSEERGYQSRSEALRDMAREVLAREAIESGEPLGNDQLCYGSLTYVYDHEIRDLPNRLTDNHHAHHALSIATTHVHINAQNCLEVSLLAGTAGDLRKFADSVSSQRGVRYGKLHIIPLIGRLSGPLTGALASGGDGSPHSGGSHDDHDH; this comes from the coding sequence ATGGAACGGATCACCATCACTCTCGAAGAAGACCTCCTCAGGGAGATCGATGCTTTGAGCGAAGAGCGCGGCTATCAGAGCCGCTCCGAGGCGTTGCGCGACATGGCCCGCGAGGTTCTGGCGCGCGAGGCGATCGAATCAGGAGAGCCGCTCGGCAACGACCAGCTCTGTTACGGCTCTCTCACCTATGTGTACGATCACGAGATCCGCGACCTGCCGAACCGGCTCACGGACAATCATCACGCCCATCATGCGCTGTCGATCGCCACGACGCATGTGCACATCAATGCACAGAACTGCCTTGAGGTGTCGCTCCTCGCCGGCACCGCGGGCGATCTGCGCAAATTTGCCGACAGCGTCAGCAGCCAGCGGGGCGTGCGCTATGGCAAACTCCACATCATACCGCTGATCGGCCGGCTGAGCGGACCCCTGACGGGAGCTCTGGCAAGCGGCGGGGACGGTTCCCCGCATTCCGGCGGATCGCATGATGATCACGATCACTGA